A genomic segment from Acuticoccus sediminis encodes:
- a CDS encoding class I SAM-dependent methyltransferase, producing the protein MEDSSDDRALASGSFAKEEFGMARDAFQLARGAATAYEQQKVVAIFRPLAEATLAVVGISDEDVVLDVACGTGIVSRVLHQHSPKAAITGLDLNEGMIATARAVTSQQPDAYRWEVGDVTSMPFADGAFTVAICQQGLQFFPDEASAMNEIRRVLRPGGRFILTVWAEPPRFFIALAEAIGRHVSSQDATRSLAPFTYPGLDAIPALLRSSGFAEVRSSDLTIDRVIRDPETSIPLEIKGNPVGPAVTARGEGVMADIVSDVLSSCRDLVHGSDLISPQTARLFTAIAV; encoded by the coding sequence GTGGAAGACAGTTCCGACGACCGCGCTCTCGCGTCCGGGTCGTTCGCGAAGGAGGAGTTCGGCATGGCAAGGGATGCTTTTCAGCTCGCTCGAGGCGCAGCGACAGCGTACGAGCAGCAGAAGGTCGTAGCGATCTTCCGACCGCTGGCCGAGGCGACGCTAGCCGTCGTCGGCATCTCCGACGAGGATGTCGTCCTCGATGTCGCTTGCGGCACGGGCATCGTGAGTCGTGTACTGCACCAGCACTCGCCGAAGGCAGCGATCACCGGCCTCGATCTCAACGAGGGCATGATTGCGACGGCACGCGCCGTCACGAGCCAACAGCCGGACGCCTACCGGTGGGAAGTCGGCGACGTGACCAGCATGCCTTTCGCGGACGGCGCCTTCACGGTCGCGATATGTCAGCAGGGCCTCCAGTTCTTCCCCGACGAGGCCTCGGCCATGAATGAGATCCGGCGCGTACTGCGCCCTGGGGGGCGGTTCATCCTCACTGTCTGGGCGGAACCGCCGCGCTTCTTCATCGCCTTGGCGGAGGCGATAGGGCGGCACGTGTCGTCGCAGGACGCGACGCGCTCCCTCGCCCCCTTCACCTATCCTGGATTGGACGCCATTCCCGCGCTGCTGCGGTCATCGGGTTTCGCCGAGGTCCGATCGAGCGACTTGACGATCGATCGGGTCATCCGCGATCCCGAGACGAGCATCCCCCTCGAGATCAAGGGCAATCCGGTGGGGCCAGCGGTTACGGCACGTGGCGAAGGCGTCATGGCGGACATCGTGTCCGACGTCCTGTCGTCCTGCCGTGATCTCGTGCACGGCTCCGATCTGATCTCACCACAAACCGCTCGCCTGTTCACGGCAATCGCGGTCTGA
- a CDS encoding DUF6473 family protein, translating to MGNEAYQERDAAFFDYQLFDRFDFQLRGPEWPIDAPADFNIIGSARVFGCFVEKSMTAFLAERHGITARNFGTAGGNPYMFLRRPELLEYLSTSKAMPIIQVCGADGHTNDWFTRITGRTMKVKADGLGVKVGSRVRAGMGYRTAFKERPFEEVVEQIRKGQDFLLEDYKELKKALGRPAVVMYFSDRPARPLNKRTYRDLFTFPHCVDLRMWEELQSIFDYSLEIVSSEGMPFEVTNGTTSVRVDRYPSESMHRYAAEVIAEHRAAMLALADGPAKPVKTRRRKTEVVAPAPRADAPASKGEATARKKEAPARKSEAKPRKAEAPARQAAGSARQPPADPSRVEERRRKAAEARRQRREAANRTA from the coding sequence ATGGGAAACGAAGCGTACCAGGAGCGTGATGCGGCGTTCTTCGACTACCAGCTCTTCGACCGCTTCGACTTCCAGCTTCGCGGACCCGAGTGGCCGATCGACGCGCCGGCCGATTTCAACATCATAGGCTCGGCCCGCGTCTTCGGGTGTTTCGTCGAGAAGTCGATGACGGCCTTCCTCGCCGAGCGCCACGGGATCACCGCCCGCAACTTCGGCACGGCCGGCGGCAATCCGTACATGTTCCTGAGGCGGCCGGAGCTCCTGGAGTACCTCTCCACCTCGAAGGCGATGCCGATCATCCAGGTCTGCGGCGCCGACGGCCACACGAACGACTGGTTCACGCGGATCACCGGCCGGACGATGAAGGTCAAGGCGGACGGGCTCGGTGTGAAGGTCGGCTCCCGCGTGCGCGCCGGGATGGGCTACCGCACCGCCTTCAAGGAGCGTCCTTTCGAGGAGGTGGTCGAGCAGATCCGGAAGGGGCAGGACTTCCTGCTGGAGGACTACAAGGAGCTGAAGAAGGCGCTCGGCCGCCCGGCGGTCGTCATGTACTTCTCCGACCGCCCGGCCCGACCGCTCAACAAGCGCACCTACCGGGACCTCTTCACCTTCCCGCACTGCGTCGATCTGCGCATGTGGGAGGAGCTGCAATCGATCTTCGACTACAGCCTCGAGATCGTGTCCAGCGAGGGGATGCCGTTCGAGGTCACCAACGGCACCACGTCGGTGCGTGTGGACCGCTACCCGTCCGAGTCGATGCACCGCTACGCGGCCGAGGTGATCGCCGAGCACCGCGCCGCGATGCTGGCCCTCGCCGACGGACCGGCCAAGCCCGTCAAGACGCGCCGCCGCAAGACCGAGGTCGTGGCACCGGCTCCCCGGGCCGACGCCCCGGCTAGCAAGGGCGAGGCGACCGCGCGGAAGAAGGAGGCGCCGGCACGCAAGAGCGAGGCGAAGCCGCGCAAGGCGGAGGCTCCGGCACGGCAGGCGGCAGGCAGCGCGCGTCAGCCGCCGGCGGATCCTTCCCGGGTCGAGGAGCGGCGCCGCAAGGCCGCCGAGGCCCGCCGCCAGCGCCGCGAGGCCGCCAACCGGACGGCCTGA